A single Triticum dicoccoides isolate Atlit2015 ecotype Zavitan chromosome 2A, WEW_v2.0, whole genome shotgun sequence DNA region contains:
- the LOC119353245 gene encoding protein ATAF2-like: protein MAMAQGQGQGAATSLPPGFRFHPTDEELILHYLRNRAAAAPCPVSIIADVDIYKFDPWDLPSQAVYGDCEWYFFSPRDRKYPNGIRPNRAAGSGYWKATGTDKPIHDPATGQGVGVKKALVFYKGRPPKGTKTAWIMHEYRLAADPLTTAVNTYKPIKFRNVSMRLDDWVLCRIYKKTGLASPMVPPLSDYDHMADHDDLSGGGSTFDDAACSFYAHSSSSSSASRTMITQQPPHAGGLPTIPSFSELFDDYSLAQILDAEAEHGATHHLAVHPSLNMLLPVGDNAHGVQPSYYAPSSSPDASGGSAGKRKAASPEESSAKRLNGSCFDAPPQSANSWQGAASVLGGLGHQMLPQF from the exons ATGGCGATGGCGCAGGGGCAGGGGCAGGGGGCGGCGACGTCGCTGCCGCCGGGGTTCCGGTTCCACCCGACGGACGAGGAGCTCATCCTGCACTACCTTcgcaaccgcgccgccgccgcgccgtgccCGGTCTCCATCATCGCCGACGTAGACATCTACAAGTTCGATCCATGGGACCTCCCTT CCCAGGCGGTGTACGGCGACTGCGAGTGGTACTTCTTCAGCCCGCGGGATCGCAAGTACCCCAACGGCATCCGCCCCAACCGCGCCGCCGGCTCCGGCTACTGGAAGGCCACCGGCACCGACAAGCCCATCCACGACCCCGCCACCGGCCAGGGCGTCGGCGTCAAGAAGGCGCTCGTCTTCTacaagggccgcccgcccaagggcACCAAGACTGCCTGGATCATGCACGAGTaccgcctcgccgccgacccccTCACCACCGCCGTCAACACCTACAAGCCCATCAAGTTCCGCAACGTCTCCATGAGG TTGGATGACTGGGTGCTATGCCGGATCTACAAGAAGACCGGCCTGGCGTCGCCGATGGTGCCGCCGCTGTCCGACTACGACCACATGGCCGACCACGACGACCTCTCCGGCGGCGGCAGCACCTTCGACGACGCCGCCTGCAGCTTCTACGcgcactccagcagcagcagcagcgccagcAGAACCATGATCACGCAGCAGCCGCCGCACGCCGGGGGACTCCCCACGATCCCGTCCTTCTCCGAGCTCTTCGACGACTACTCGCTCGCGCAGATCCTCGACGCCGAGGCCGAGCACGGCGCCACCCACCACCTCGCCGTCCACCCTTCCCTGAACATGCTCCTCCCCGTCGGCGACAACGCGCACGGAGTACAGCCGTCGTACTacgcgccgtcgtcgtcgccggacGCCAGCGGCGGGAGCGCGGGGAAACGCAAGGCCGCGAGCCCGGAAGAGTCATCGGCCAAGAGGCTTAACGGGTCGTGCTTCGACGCGCCGCCGCAGTCGGCGAACAGCTGGCAGGGGGCGGCGTCGGTGCTGGGCGGCCTCGGTCATCAGATGCTTCCTCAGTTCTAA